A stretch of DNA from Halolamina litorea:
CTTCCCCTACCACGACCTTGAACCGCCGACGACGGCAGACATCTATCGCGCGCGCCGTGTCGTCGACCGCCACCTCCCCCGGACGCCGCTCGTGCGGAGCGAAGCTCTCTCCGCCGAGTTCGACGCCGACGTCTACCTCAAGCGGGAGGACACCCTGCCGACGGGGGCGTTCAAAGTCCGAGGCGGGCTCTACCTGGCTTCGGGGCTCGACCCCGAGTTCCACGAACAGGGGCTGATCGCCGCGAGCACCGGGAACCACGGCCAGTCGGTCGCCTACGCCGGCCGGACGTTCGACGTGCCCGTTACCGTCGTCGTCCCCGAGGACGCCAACCCCTCGAAGGTGACCGCGATGGAGCGACTGGGCGCCGAGGTGCTGTTCCACGGTGAGACGTTCGACGACGCCCGCGAGCACGCTGAGGAACTGGCGACGGCCAAGCCCTACCGCTACGTCCACTCGGCCAACGAACCCGCGCTCGTCGCCGGTGTCGGCACTGCGGGGCTCGAAGTCGTCGAGGACCTGCCGGAGATCGACCACCTCTTCTGCCCGGTCGGCGGCGGGTCGAGCGCTACCGGTTACTGCCTCACCGTCGGCGCGCTCACCGACGCGACGGTCACGGGGGTTCAGTCCGCGGCCGCGCCGGCGATGCACCGCGCGTGGTCGGAGGGCACGCTCGCGCCACACGAGCGCATGGAGACGTTCGCGGAAGGGATCGCCACGCGGGTCCCGTTCGCGCTGACCACGGAGGTGCTCCGGGAGCGACTCGACGCGTTCGAACTCGTCGAGGAGTCGGCCATCGAACGCGGCGCTCGCGACCTGTTCGTCGATGATCGCATCCCCGCAGAAGGCGCGTGCGCGGCGAGTCTGGCGGCGATGCGCCAGCAGCGCGACGCGATCCGTGGCGACACCGTCGTTTTCCCGATCTCCGGGGGAAACGTCTCGCCGGACCTGTTGCGGACGCTCCTCGACGGTAGCTCCCTCGAGTGAGCATCGCCCGTTGTTGGCTGTGATGTCCCGTCTCAGTACGGTGGTGATTCGGCCTCGATCACCCCAGAGAGTTCGTCAAGTTCGTCGGCGAGCATGACCACGAGGTCGTCGAGGGTGATGATCCCCGCGACGGCACCGTCCCCGTCGACGACCGGCAGCCGTCGTACCGAGCTATCGTGTAGGGTCCTGATCGCGTCGAACACGCCCGTATCGAGATCGACGGTGACGGGCGTCTCCGTCATGATGTCACCGGCGGTCACCGCAGACGGGTCGCCCCGTGGTTCGAGTACGCCCATCACGAGGTCGCGGTCGGTCACGATCCCGACGGGCTCGCCGTCGTTCTCGATGACGACGCTCCCGACGTTCTCCTCTTTCATCACCGTTGCGAGGTTCCCGGCTGACTGGTCACGGTGTGCGGTCATCACGTCCGTTCGTACGAGGTCTTGGATCGGCATTGTGCTTCAGTAGAAGGTGGCCGGGAGTCCCTCAATAGTATAGACACGATTCTGGCCGGGCGCGAATCCAGACCGCTACTAACCTCGGCGTAGGCCGGTGCTTCACGGCGGACGTGTTATCGGACAACACTTTTCGAGTGAGCGGCCCTACCGACGGTATGGCATCGATCCTGGTGTATTACGGAACCGGCGAAGGGCAGACTGCGACGGTCGCCGAACGGCTGGCGGCGACGCTGGACGAGCGGGGCCACGACGCGACGGTGGTCGATGCGGCCACTCGGCCCATCGACCTCGACATCGCCGACTTCGATGCAGTCCTCGTCGGCACGTCCATCCACATGGGTGACCCACAGCAGTCGGTCGTCCAGTTCGTCTCGGCGAACGCCGAGGCCCTGGCAGAGCGCCCGACGGGGCTGTTCCAACTGTCGCTGTCGTCGGCCACCGACGACCCCGAGGGCCGCGCCGCTGCCGCCGACTACGTCGACTCGTTCGTCGAGCAGACGGACTGGCAGCCCGACCGCATCGGGCTGTTCGGCGGGGCGCTCCGCTACTCGGAGTACGGCTTCTTGAAGCGCCTCGTCATGAAGCGCATCGCCAAGGATGCCACCGGCGACACCGACACCAGCCGGGACTACGAGTACACCGACTGGCACGAGGTCGAGGCGTTCGCAAACGACTTCTCGGCGTTCGTCGAGGGCCGGTTGGGCGAGCGCCCGCCGGCCGACGACGGCTGAGGTCTCAGCGTCGCCTCCCGCCGTTCCTGCCCGCTGGTCCACTCCCGTTCTCGCCCGCCGAGGCGTGTCGTCGATATTGAAGGTCTCTGGGACCGTTCGTTCCCGTATGGAACAGCGCAACGACGGCCAGGGGACCGAGAGCGAGGAGTTCCCGGCCTACGGTCCGGTAGAGGCGGTGTTCGGCTACATCCTGTTCTACGCTCTCGTCGACCGAGCGACGCCGGTCGTCGTCGACGTGCTGGCCGGTACCGGGCTGTCGGCCTCGTCGGTCCGGTTCGGGTTCGCGGCGCTGCTGTGGTTCGTGCTCGTCGTGAGCGTCGTCGACGAACTCCGCCGGCAGTTGGCAGCGCTCGGGATCGGCAGCTACGAGCCGGATCTGCGCGTCTGGTCGCGGGTGACGCCGTCGTCGGTGCGGACTGCGGGCTATGTCGCCGCGTTGGTCCTCGGCGTTACCCTCGCGTCGCTGACGTTCGACCGTGCCTTCGAGACGGTGCTCGCGCTGCTCACGCTGTTCGTCGACGGGGCGTCGATCAGCGTCCTCGACGCCGTCGCGACGGTCGTCTTCTTCGCCGCCTACGGCGCTGCGACTCACTCGCTCGACCGACTCGTCATCGGCGTCGTTCGGGCGCTCACGCCCCGCTGAGCCCGGCTGAGTCCCGCCAGTCGAAGCACCTGTCGCCGGCGGGACCCCGTGCCGGCTACGGCGTGCCGGCGATCGGGAGGAACGTGAACGTCACGTAGGAGAGCGCGGTCGCTACGGACGGGCCGATGATCCAGAACGCGACGAAGCGGACCACCGAAGACGGGTCGAACAGCTGTTGAGCCTCGCGGATGTTCGTCGGGTCCTCCTGCCCGACTGGGGGGACCTCGTCGTCGGTCTCGGCGGCGACCGCGCTCACCGATATCTCGGTGTCGATGTCCTGCTTGACGAGGTCGGGCGCGCTCACGGGTCGCGTCGCGCGACCCCAGCCGAGGCCGACGATGCACATCACCGTCGAGAGCGCCAGGCTCATCGGGATCCCGAGCGCCGACGCGACGGTGGTGATGCTCGCGGCCACGACCATCACGATGGTCGCCGCCAGCAGCGGCAGGTCCGTGAGGTCGTTCCCGACCGACTCCATCGTCCGGCGCGCGATGGTGAACGCGCCCAGTCCGATCGCGGCGGTCCCGAGGTAGACGGCGTTGTTGACGCCGATCAGCTCCCCGCCGACCAGTGGCGCGACCGCGTTGGCGACGTTGCTCGCGCCGGCGCTGAAGGACATGTAGCACGCGATGGCCAACACTACCAGCGTACTGACCGCTTCCTTCGGGGTCGTCCCGGGCCCGAGCGTCGGCGTGGGGATCGCGCCGGAGCGGTCGAGCGTGAACAGCGGCCCCTCGGACTGTTCGAGCGCGAACCGCTTGTCGAGGTACGGGTAGAAGTACCGGCCGATGAGCCCGCCGGTCCAGAAGCCGAGGACTGGCGCGATGATCCACCACATCATGATCGAGCCGATGACGGCGTAGTCGAGTTGGTTCGTCGCCAGCCCCAGGCCGGCGATAGCGCCGACGGCGGTCATCGACGTGGAGACGGGGACGCCGTAGAGGTTCGCCAGCAGCATCCCGAGTCCGATGAACGCCAAGACGACGATACTCGCCTCCGGCGAGAACATCGACTGGGGGACCAGGTCGCCGCCGAGCGTGTCGATCACGTTCCGACCGACCGTCCAGCCCCCGAGGAACACGAAGAACGTCATCAGGGCTGCCGCGCCGGTCTTGTTCATGATCCGCGCGCCGACGGGGGGACCCCACGCGACGCCCGTCGACGACCCACCGATGTTGAAGCCGACGAACGCGGCTGCGACGACTGCAACCAGCAATAAGAGAGAAACCATACCGTAAGTTAGCGAAATTCTGTATGTATGCGTTTCGGCTCCACAACCGTCTCGCACGTGGCTACTGATTTATCACCTCGGGTGTGCAACACCGGATATGGTCGAACGCGTGCTGGTCCCCATGGACGACTCGGACCTCGCCGAGCAGGCGCTCAGATACGCGCTCGAAACACACCCCGACGCCGAGATCGTGGTACTTCACATCGTCGGCGAGCCGTCGCCGATGATGGGGGGCGCGGTCGGCCTCGCCCTCGAGGGGGACATCGAGACCGCGGCGAAGGAACACGCCTCCGAGGTGCTCGACCGGGCACGCGAGATCGGCGACTCCTACGGGATCGACGTGGAGACTGAGGTAGCCTGGGGGAGCCCGGCGAAACTGATCGTCAAGCGCGCCGCCGACTTCGACACGGTCGTGATCGGCAGCCACGGCGGCTCCATCGCCGAGCGTATCTTCGTCGGGAACGTCGCCCGGACGGTGTTCCGTCGCTCGCCGGTCCCCGTCACCGTGGTTCGGTAGCCACCTACCCACGGATCGATAGCCTGCTGCCGACGGGCCGGCGGGTCCCGGCTGTGGGGCCGTGCCACCGACGGGTAGTTTTTCACCGATGGCGCTGCACTCCTACCTGAATGTCGGACCTCCTCGATGCGGCCGTCGGCGCGTTCCTCGCCGGCGACGACCCCATCCTTCTCTCGACACCCGGTGTCGAGTCGCTCCCCGGCGACGCCGATGAGCCACCCATCGGCGCGGCTCTCGACCGACTCCAGGCCTACGACTCGCTGGTCACCGACGACGGCACCGTCCTCCTCCCGCTGCACGAACGCGACTCGGCAGAACTCACAGGTGAGTACGTCGAGTACCGCCCGAGCGGCCTCGCCCCGACGTACGTCTATCGGGATACGGCCACGGACGCGCAGGCCCGACTCGACCCCGGAAAGATCGCGGGGACGACGGTGGGCTGGCGCCTCCGCTTTTGGACCGAGGCGTTCGACCCGCCGACGCCGCCGTCCTACGCGAGTGAGGGCGCGGATGAGGGGTCCAACGCGGTCCGTGCGGAGCCGGTCGTCACGATGGACGACGACGAGCGGGAATCGTTCCACGAGGAACTGGTCGATTCCGTCGAGAGCCTCCGCGGACGGGACCGTGTCGACACCCGCGAAGCCCTGGCCGAACGGGGCTATCGGTACGTCAGCCGCACGGAGGGTGGGATCGAGGAGACCATCTACACCGGCCGGCGGGTGACCCAGTCCCACGGCACCGTCGAGGTGTTTACCATCCCCGAAGAGGAGGACGGCGAACGGCGCTTCGACATCCCCGGCGAGCACGACATCTACCCGGATTCGGAGGTGCTGGTGGTCCCGAACCCGGACGCCTCGACGGTCTGGATCGACCGGGACGAGACGCCGTTCCCGGCCGAGGCCCGCGTCGCGTTCGCCGAGGACGGCGCCGTCGGCCTCTCCTTTTTCGAGGACCGCTCGCCCGACCCCGAGACCCTCCGGCGGTACTTCTCCGACGACCGCGCGGTGTTCTCGGTGCTCGCGCTGCTCAACGGCGTCCCCTACGACCGCGAACGATCGGGGATCGAGTCGGTCCGCTCGACACCCGAGAAGTGGGACGTGCTGACCGGCCAGCAGTCCCTCGGTTTCACCCCCGCGTTCACCGTCGACGTGGACACCGATCTCGCGTTGAACGAGTTCCAGGAAACGGCCGTCTCGCGTGCGCTCCGGGCCCGTGACGTGTACTGCATCCACGGTCCTCCGGGGACCGGCAAGACCCGGACGCTGATGGCCATCGTCCAGCAGGCTGTCGCCGACGGGCAGCGCGTGCTCGCCTGTGCCCACTCGAACCAGGCGGTCGACAACCTCCTCGTCGGTGCCAGTTCGGCCGACGACCCCGACCCCGGAACGCTCCACGCGATGGCCGTCGACGACGACCACGAGGAGATCGACATCCGGCGGGTCGGCCACCCAGAAAGCGACCTCGTCGCGGACCGCTACACCGACGGCCCCGTCGCCGAGGCGGACGTGGTCGGCGCGACGACGAGCATGGCCAGCCGGTTCGACGTGGACGAGTTCGACATCGCCGTCCTCGACGAGGCGACGCAGGCCTCGATCCCGGCGAGCACGATCCCCTACGCCTGTGCCGAGCGACTGGTGCTCGCCGGCGACCACAAGCAGCTACCGCCCTTCGCCTCCGACGAGCTCGAACAGCGCGAGGCCGAGGTCTCCCTGTTCGAGCACCTCCTCGATACGTACGACGACGGTGTCAGCACGATGCTTCGCCGACAGTACCGCATGCACGAGCGCATCGTCGACTTCCCCAACGAGGCGTTCTACGACGGGCAACTGGAGACCGCCGACCGCAACCGCGGGTGGACGATCGACGATTTGGACCCGATCGTCGCCTACGACGTGGCCGGCGGCGAGGACCGAACCTCCGGGAAATCCTACCGTAACCCCGCGGAGGCCGAGATCGTCGCCGACGAGGTCCAACGCCTGCGCGAGCACGGCGTCCCCCAGTCGGACATCGGCGTCATCACGCCCTACACCGGCCAGATCAGCTGCATCAAGAGCGCCCTCGCGGATGTCGACGCCCGGACGCGCGGGATCAAGGTCAACACCGTCGACTCCTTCCAGGGCAGCGAGCGCGAGGCGATCGTCCTCTCGCTCGTTCGGTCGAACGACCGCGGGAGTTCGGGCTTCCTCACCTTCGGCGACGAGGGCGAGCGTCGACTGAACGTCTCGCTGACCCGTGCGAAACGCCGCCTCGTCGTCGTCGGCGACTGGGAAACCCTCGGAACCGTCGGCCGCCACCGCGACCCCGAGGACTCCTGTGCGGACGTGTACGCGGCGCTTCGGGAGGCCCTCCCGATCGAGAAAGCCCCGACGGGAACCGTGTCGTAGCGCACCGGCCGAAATCCAGCCGTTCGTCGTGTCTTCCTCGTGGCTCCCCGCGAGCCACGCCGAGGCTACAGCCGCCAGAGCAGCGACCGAAGTTTGTAGAGCAGCGAGCCGTTCTGGTAGCCGCGCCACCCGCTCATGCCGCCCGAGAGCGTGCTCGCGTCGTAGC
This window harbors:
- a CDS encoding threonine ammonia-lyase → MTAGYEPVDSPDETTVFPYHDLEPPTTADIYRARRVVDRHLPRTPLVRSEALSAEFDADVYLKREDTLPTGAFKVRGGLYLASGLDPEFHEQGLIAASTGNHGQSVAYAGRTFDVPVTVVVPEDANPSKVTAMERLGAEVLFHGETFDDAREHAEELATAKPYRYVHSANEPALVAGVGTAGLEVVEDLPEIDHLFCPVGGGSSATGYCLTVGALTDATVTGVQSAAAPAMHRAWSEGTLAPHERMETFAEGIATRVPFALTTEVLRERLDAFELVEESAIERGARDLFVDDRIPAEGACAASLAAMRQQRDAIRGDTVVFPISGGNVSPDLLRTLLDGSSLE
- a CDS encoding inorganic phosphate transporter, whose product is MVSLLLLVAVVAAAFVGFNIGGSSTGVAWGPPVGARIMNKTGAAALMTFFVFLGGWTVGRNVIDTLGGDLVPQSMFSPEASIVVLAFIGLGMLLANLYGVPVSTSMTAVGAIAGLGLATNQLDYAVIGSIMMWWIIAPVLGFWTGGLIGRYFYPYLDKRFALEQSEGPLFTLDRSGAIPTPTLGPGTTPKEAVSTLVVLAIACYMSFSAGASNVANAVAPLVGGELIGVNNAVYLGTAAIGLGAFTIARRTMESVGNDLTDLPLLAATIVMVVAASITTVASALGIPMSLALSTVMCIVGLGWGRATRPVSAPDLVKQDIDTEISVSAVAAETDDEVPPVGQEDPTNIREAQQLFDPSSVVRFVAFWIIGPSVATALSYVTFTFLPIAGTP
- a CDS encoding CBS domain-containing protein, whose translation is MPIQDLVRTDVMTAHRDQSAGNLATVMKEENVGSVVIENDGEPVGIVTDRDLVMGVLEPRGDPSAVTAGDIMTETPVTVDLDTGVFDAIRTLHDSSVRRLPVVDGDGAVAGIITLDDLVVMLADELDELSGVIEAESPPY
- a CDS encoding universal stress protein → MVERVLVPMDDSDLAEQALRYALETHPDAEIVVLHIVGEPSPMMGGAVGLALEGDIETAAKEHASEVLDRAREIGDSYGIDVETEVAWGSPAKLIVKRAADFDTVVIGSHGGSIAERIFVGNVARTVFRRSPVPVTVVR
- a CDS encoding flavodoxin domain-containing protein, producing MASILVYYGTGEGQTATVAERLAATLDERGHDATVVDAATRPIDLDIADFDAVLVGTSIHMGDPQQSVVQFVSANAEALAERPTGLFQLSLSSATDDPEGRAAAADYVDSFVEQTDWQPDRIGLFGGALRYSEYGFLKRLVMKRIAKDATGDTDTSRDYEYTDWHEVEAFANDFSAFVEGRLGERPPADDG
- a CDS encoding AAA domain-containing protein, yielding MSDLLDAAVGAFLAGDDPILLSTPGVESLPGDADEPPIGAALDRLQAYDSLVTDDGTVLLPLHERDSAELTGEYVEYRPSGLAPTYVYRDTATDAQARLDPGKIAGTTVGWRLRFWTEAFDPPTPPSYASEGADEGSNAVRAEPVVTMDDDERESFHEELVDSVESLRGRDRVDTREALAERGYRYVSRTEGGIEETIYTGRRVTQSHGTVEVFTIPEEEDGERRFDIPGEHDIYPDSEVLVVPNPDASTVWIDRDETPFPAEARVAFAEDGAVGLSFFEDRSPDPETLRRYFSDDRAVFSVLALLNGVPYDRERSGIESVRSTPEKWDVLTGQQSLGFTPAFTVDVDTDLALNEFQETAVSRALRARDVYCIHGPPGTGKTRTLMAIVQQAVADGQRVLACAHSNQAVDNLLVGASSADDPDPGTLHAMAVDDDHEEIDIRRVGHPESDLVADRYTDGPVAEADVVGATTSMASRFDVDEFDIAVLDEATQASIPASTIPYACAERLVLAGDHKQLPPFASDELEQREAEVSLFEHLLDTYDDGVSTMLRRQYRMHERIVDFPNEAFYDGQLETADRNRGWTIDDLDPIVAYDVAGGEDRTSGKSYRNPAEAEIVADEVQRLREHGVPQSDIGVITPYTGQISCIKSALADVDARTRGIKVNTVDSFQGSEREAIVLSLVRSNDRGSSGFLTFGDEGERRLNVSLTRAKRRLVVVGDWETLGTVGRHRDPEDSCADVYAALREALPIEKAPTGTVS